Proteins co-encoded in one Brassica oleracea var. oleracea cultivar TO1000 chromosome C4, BOL, whole genome shotgun sequence genomic window:
- the LOC106342731 gene encoding protein RTF1 homolog, with amino-acid sequence MVDLDDLLLEAAGRTNAAATRRRHSHPSSSRRREGSFSDGGSDSRDDSDEDRGYPASRKPSVSQVPLKKRLEAEREARAEGGYGDGTSDREGDSSEESDFGDDLYKNEEDRQKLAGMTEFQREMILAERADKKGDKNFTEKLRSKRENEKTTTPVSKKDTQPLPASRGVRSSARSADRAAAKDDALNELRAKRMKQQDPAALKKLRDASKGGSGSRDFSSMKRKPLASSKFSSSSDSDRSQSDDEGSNGGMVDSDDDRSDVPTYEDIKEITIRRSKLAKWLMEPFFEELIVGCFVRVGIGRSKSGPIYRLCMVKNVDAADPDKAYKLENKTTHKYLNVFWGNETSAARWQMAMISDGHPVEEEYRQWIREVERTNGRLPSKQDVSEKKEAIRRINSFVYSAETVKQMLQEKKSASVRPMNVAAEKDRLGKELEIAESKNDQAGVERIKAKIKQLDASRNKKGVDKKALKLYEMNKKNRAENFKNASEVKSITASLKAGEAGYDPFSRRWTRSSNYYNGKNSGKDGGENEAAVAAAVKSNGADAEGENGVEATEAALEAAAEAGKLIDTRAPIGQGAEHNLMHNFELPLSLAALQKYGGPQGVQKAFMARKQMTEATVGCRVVVNDGKRHGLTLTVSDYKRRRGLL; translated from the coding sequence ATGGTTGATTTAGATGACTTGCTTTTGGAAGCTGCTGGTAGAACAAACGCAGCTGCTACAAGGCGCCGTCATTCTCATCCTTCATCATCCAGGAGACGTGAAGGTTCTTTCTCTGATGGTGGCAGCGATTCAAGAGACGATTCTGATGAAGACCGTGGCTACCCAGCAAGTAGGAAACCCTCTGTTTCTCAAGTTCCTTTGAAAAAGAGATTAGAGGCAGAGAGAGAAGCTCGAGCGGAAGGAGGTTATGGTGACGGCACATCTGATCGTGAAGGCGACAGCAGCGAGGAGTCTGATTTTGGAGATGATCTTTACAAGAATGAGGAAGACAGGCAGAAGCTTGCTGGGATGACTGAGTTTCAGAGAGAGATGATTCTTGCTGAACGTGCTGATAAGAAAGGTGATAAGAACTTTACTGAAAAGCTTAGGTCCAAGAGAGAAAACGAGAAGACCACCACCCCTGTTTCCAAAAAGGACACTCAGCCTCTTCCGGCATCTCGTGGTGTTCGGTCTTCTGCTAGATCTGCAGACAGAGCAGCTGCAAAGGATGATGCTTTGAACGAGTTGAGGGCAAAGCGTATGAAGCAGCAGGACCCTGCGGCTCTCAAGAAACTGAGAGATGCATCAAAAGGCGGTTCAGGTAGCAGAGATTTCTCATCGATGAAGAGGAAACCTTTAGCTTCCTCGAAGTTTAGTAGCTCAAGTGACAGTGATAGGTCTCAGAGCGACGATGAAGGCTCCAATGGAGGAATGGTGGACAGTGATGACGACAGGTCAGATGTGCCTACGTATGAGGATATTAAGGAGATTACAATTAGGAGGTCTAAGCTTGCTAAATGGTTAATGGAGCCTTTCTTTGAAGAGCTTATCGTTGGTTGCTTTGTGAGGGTTGGGATTGGAAGGTCAAAGAGTGGTCCGATTTATAGACTCTGCATGGTGAAGAATGTTGATGCAGCTGATCCAGACAAGGCATACAAGCTAGAGAACAAAACTACACACAAGTACCTTAACGTGTTCTGGGGAAATGAAACCTCTGCTGCTCGTTGGCAAATGGCAATGATCTCAGATGGGCATCCTGTGGAGGAAGAGTATAGGCAATGGATCAGAGAGGTTGAGAGAACAAATGGTCGCCTGCCTTCAAAGCAAGATGTATCAGAGAAGAAAGAAGCGATCAGAAGAATCAACAGTTTTGTCTACTCGGCGGAGACTGTTAAGCAGATGTTGCAGGAGAAAAAGTCTGCATCCGTCAGGCCAATGAATGTTGCGGCCGAGAAAGATAGGCTTGGAAAAGAGTTGGAGATTGCAGAGAGCAAAAACGATCAAGCAGGTGTGGAGAGGATCAAAGCTAAGATCAAGCAGCTCGATGCGTCACGGAATAAGAAAGGAGTAGATAAAAAAGCGCTCAAACTCTACGAGATGAACAAGAAGAACAGAGCTGAGAATTTCAAGAACGCATCTGAGGTGAAATCAATCACTGCTAGTCTCAAGGCTGGTGAAGCTGGATATGATCCGTTTTCAAGGAGGTGGACACGATCATCGAACTACTACAATGGTAAAAACAGTGGGAAAGACGGAGGAGAGAACGAGGCCGCAGTTGCAGCAGCGGTAAAGAGCAATGGAGCAGATGCAGAAGGAGAGAACGGTGTTGAAGCGACAGAAGCAGCTTTAGAAGCGGCTGCAGAGGCAGGGAAGCTAATAGACACAAGAGCTCCAATAGGTCAAGGAGCAGAACACAATCTGATGCATAACTTTGAGTTGCCGTTATCGCTAGCGGCATTGCAGAAGTATGGAGGACCTCAAGGAGTACAGAAAGCGTTCATGGCGAGGAAACAGATGACAGAAGCAACAGTGGGATGCAGAGTTGTTGTGAATGATGGTAAGAGACATGGACTTACGTTAACTGTTAGTGATTACAAGAGAAGGAGAGGTCTTCTCTGA
- the LOC106340225 gene encoding uncharacterized protein LOC106340225, whose translation MASVMLLFVVFVFDLIAFGLAVAAEQRRTTWQVVNESRDSSYCVYEKDIATGLGIGSFLILLASQLFMMVASRCLCCGRALTPSGSRSCAIPLFITTWVFFFIAEVCLFAGSVQNSYHTKYRVYLGNTAPSCRSVRKGVFGAGAAFIILTGIVSELYYVCLTRAKDFEVPKDPGIRMSSL comes from the exons ATGGCTTCCGTGATGCTACTGTTTGTAGTGTTCGTCTTTGATCTCATAGCTTTTGGTCTTGCCGTTGCTGCGGAACAGCGAAGAACCACC TGGCAAGTTGTTAATGAATCAAGAGATTCAAGCTACTGTGTCTATGAGAAGGATATAGCAACGGGTCTCGGAATAGGTTCTTTCTTGATCTTACTAGCGAGTCAGCTCTTCATGATGGTGGCGAGCCGATGCTTATGCTGTGGAAGAGCCTTGACACCAAGTGGGTCTAGATCCTGTGCTATTCCTCTCTTCATTACCACCTG GGTCTTCTTCTTCATAGCAGAAGTGTGTTTATTTGCGGGATCTGTGCAAAACTCTTACCATACAAAGTACCGTGTCTACCTTGGGAACACAGCTCCTTCTTGTCGATCAGTAAGGAAAGGCGTGTTTGGTGCTGGAGCTGCGTTCATAATTCTCACAGGGATTGTCTCCGAACTTTACTACGTGTGCTTGACACGGGCCAAAGACTTTGAGGTTCCTAAAGATCCGGGTATTCGTATGAGTAGCTTGTAG
- the LOC106338355 gene encoding lactosylceramide 4-alpha-galactosyltransferase-like, giving the protein MEESRRTEQAGLLQSLKRLIVSFVCCLPMSLLGLLIMLLLIYNSFSVFCFHLDPVPPIKSTPSLNHHQVLHHHPSVSLPSTATLTSSSKSDSLLLLAVKETSSGFIQKQNVSSTNAERRDELTPVTTQKPQGKSKERFKTRIKSFLYKSSCESLFFMTWISSIESFGDRERFTIESLFNSHPNSCLILVSNSLDCERGTIILKPFTDKGLKVLAITPDFSYIFKDTSAEKWFERLKKGMFSPGVIPFEQNLSNLLRLVLLYKFGGIYLDTDFIILKSLTNLHNVIGAQAVDLVTRKWSRLNNAVLIFDKNHPLLERFINEFTRTFNGNKWGHNGPYLVSRVVARINSSSLELGFSVLPPSAFYPVDWTRIRGFHRASTNESEANWSRKRLMHLRKHSFAVHLWNRESKKLRIEEGSIIHRLMSESCIFCNSSSLHYSY; this is encoded by the coding sequence ATGGAAGAGAGCAGAAGAACAGAACAAGCTGGGTTATTGCAGAGCTTGAAAAGGTTGATCGTCTCTTTTGTTTGTTGTCTTCCGATGTCTCTTCTAGGTCTTCTTATCATGCTTCTCTTAATCTACAACAGTTTCTCTGTCTTCTGTTTTCATCTTGATCCAGTCCCACCAATTAAGTCCACTCCTTCACTTAATCATCACCAGGTTCTTCATCATCATCCGTCAGTATCATTACCATCAACAGCAACACTGACATCATCATCTAAGTCAGATTCTTTGTTGTTGCTTGCGGTGAAAGAAACCTCTTCAGGGTTCATACAGAAGCAGAACGTTTCGTCGACGAATGCAGAGAGAAGAGACGAGTTAACACCCGTGACGACACAGAAGCCACAAGGAAAATCAAAAGAGAGATTCAAGACGAGGATCAAGTCATTCTTGTATAAATCCTCATGTGAGTCCCTGTTCTTCATGACCTGGATCTCCTCCATCGAATCTTTTGGAGATAGAGAACGTTTCACAATAGAGAGTCTCTTCAATTCTCACCCAAATAGCTGTTTGATCTTGGTCTCAAACTCACTTGACTGTGAGAGAGGAACAATAATCTTGAAACCCTTTACGGACAAAGGGCTTAAAGTGCTAGCGATTACACCTGACTTCTCTTACATCTTCAAAGACACATCAGCAGAAAAATGGTTTGAAAGGTTGAAGAAAGGAATGTTCAGTCCTGGAGTGATTCCATTTGAGCAAAACCTCTCTAACCTTCTAAGATTAGTCTTGCTCTACAAATTTGGAGGAATCTACTTAGATACGGACTTCATAATCCTCAAATCTCTCACCAACCTCCACAACGTAATCGGAGCACAAGCAGTTGACCTGGTTACAAGAAAATGGAGCAGGCTGAATAACGCTGTGCTCATCTTTGACAAGAACCATCCTCTGCTTGAAAGGTTCATCAACGAATTCACAAGAACCTTCAACGGTAACAAATGGGGGCACAACGGTCCCTACTTAGTATCAAGAGTCGTTGCAAGAATCAATAGTTCTTCATTGGAGTTGGGATTCTCTGTTCTTCCACCATCTGCGTTTTATCCAGTGGATTGGACTAGAATCAGAGGATTTCACAGAGCTTCCACGAATGAGAGTGAGGCGAATTGGTCGCGCAAGAGACTTATGCATTTACGTAAACATAGCTTTGCTGTTCATCTTTGGAACAGAGAGAGTAAGAAGCTTAGGATTGAAGAAGGAAGCATCATTCATCGACTCATGTCTGAATCTTGTATCTTCTGTAATTCTTCATCTTTACATTATAGTTATTAA